One window of the Methanomassiliicoccaceae archaeon DOK genome contains the following:
- a CDS encoding HAD-IA family hydrolase — translation MDGIKAVGFDLDGTFMRTRVDYARLNAADREVCLDHGIPFDDIDFGDSPKRPRAPIRAWLEEHSRGDEFCQVSRDIDTAFTECECEFVSEAVPFPGSAECLPVLKSMGYRVGILTRGSLEYATRALGPLFDEFDVVMGRDHSEYDNAKPSPRAMVEFAEELGVEPSEILYVGDNSTDWMSAHGAGARFVGVRTGSGSDDLWASVDPSIPVIDRAGDVVRLL, via the coding sequence ATGGACGGGATTAAGGCGGTCGGATTCGACCTTGACGGCACCTTCATGAGGACGCGCGTGGACTACGCGAGGCTCAACGCCGCCGACCGCGAGGTCTGTCTGGACCACGGCATCCCGTTCGACGACATCGATTTCGGGGATTCCCCCAAACGCCCACGCGCACCCATAAGGGCGTGGCTCGAGGAGCACAGCCGCGGCGACGAGTTCTGTCAGGTGAGCAGGGACATCGACACGGCGTTCACGGAGTGCGAGTGCGAGTTCGTATCGGAGGCCGTCCCCTTCCCGGGATCGGCCGAGTGCCTCCCGGTTCTGAAATCGATGGGGTACAGGGTCGGGATCCTCACCCGCGGGAGCCTGGAGTACGCCACCAGAGCGCTCGGTCCGCTCTTCGACGAATTCGACGTCGTCATGGGCAGGGACCATTCCGAGTACGACAACGCCAAGCCGTCCCCGAGGGCGATGGTCGAGTTCGCGGAGGAGCTCGGCGTCGAACCGTCCGAGATCCTCTACGTCGGTGACAACTCCACGGACTGGATGTCGGCTCACGGTGCCGGGGCAAGATTCGTCGGAGTGAGGACCGGTTCCGGATCGGACGACCTGTGGGCGTCCGTCGACCCATCCATCCCGGTGATAGACCGCGCGGGGGATGTCGTCCGCCTTCTTTGA